The genomic interval tatgaaacgaaaacggaaacgttctcggaacgtttgattagaaaaaacgttacctttccgaacgaatatatggacttttattccgttgctcggttgtgaaaacttccttcacgaaagttatagagctcgtcgatacgagatCGTGGACGCTTCACGCATTCGAATCGGAAGTCGTACgagaaagttattaacgtcggaagttcatttccgattttggaaactagtataaatagttaaatataggagttagggtttccatttctggaaacccatACCCCGTGCCTCCCTcgagctctctctcttctctcgagctctctctccctccgaacGACCCCATCGGCGATCTCGCCCTCCAGCCCTCCATGGGCCGCACCGCCGTGCTCAGAAGGATCGTGCGACCTTCCTCTCCAACCCCCGAGCTTGCGACGCACTGGCTCGCCGCCGAGACCTCCatctctctccccgagcctCCCTCTGCATCGCACCGTGATCTCCGCCTCCAAGCCGCCTTGTCCCTCACCGCCTGACCCTGGAGCACCGCGTGACCCCCGCTGCAACCCTCAAGCTCGCTGAGCCTCGCACCCGCTCGCCACTGCTCGACGACGAATCGAAGCCTCCACCGTGCGATTTAGGTAAGGtttgatgaaattgattgTTGTGTGTGATTGTATGATGTTTTGGGAGTGATTGGGAGGATTGGGAATCGAATTGGAAGGATTTCGGAGGAGAATCGGAGGTGTAGAGGAGAATGgagcaccgccgccttaggcggcgcgtgtgagtgcgTGAGGAGGTCCAGATGTGGCCTTGGGCTGTGGAGGGGCAGAGGAGAAGGAAAAGgggagaaatggggcggcggtggcgtgatacgcgccgtgttTGGCattggcgcgtgaacagtgattccgaagggtaattttgtaatttatttttacgtacggtaaatgtaaaaaggtgatttacatacggtaaatgtaaattttatttacgtacggtaaatgtaaatgtaaattacttttagtaaatgtaaatgtaaattacttttagtaaatgtaaaatgtaattttggaagggtaattcagtaattattaatttactaagatagtacgtacatttgaatagtatttataagtacagaaatatgcaaacagtatgtactcgtaacAGAGATAcatattggatgtgtattgtacagtaatacatgaatagtaatacgtgaatattacacagtgaatagtactcgatgaacagtaaattcttaaaaccgaaaattgctaaacagtaaccgattattactgtttcggtaTTTAAACGTTTACGAAACGcctctaaattcttttcttatcttttcaaggtgatcgataaatcaaggaaatgattTATGTtgggaaattgtggaattacgctcgagttgataaggtgagtaaaatctcacatatttatgaatctacccttgcggtgaattcaagatttttgcaagagttttaaatattgaaatgcgacatgtatatgatatagtggaatatatatatatatattgtgtaaatggtaaatacgtacttatatatatagtttgctatattattgttatcaattcattggaattggtcatttcgatgacgagaattatatgacgagcatgtgaattaatttgtacaatatgaggtgtaattattgtacgtgattttaatgtgttgttaaacgttttgtcttcggacgtgtttatgaattatgacatgtatatgatataatggattatatatatattgtataaatggtaaataagtacatatatatattttgctaTATAacatactgttatgattttatcgtgatgatgtcatttcgatgacaacatattatcgagcatgtgattttgatttgtacaatatgatgtgagattattgtacgtgaattttaacatggagattgttaaaaatgttgaattgtcttcggacttgatttttgtacaatatgatgtgagattattgtacgtgtttggcaagtcgaaacctagcctttggccgggcaaaagttacgatacagttagagctctagtctgtctgccggagactgcatgtgaggtaacgggtggttatcggctcatgagtactcatattgttttggatattgggtagcgggtggttacccaatatcagcggtgtactacgtgaggggtaacagatgtgtatcagcgttcattagtacccgtattataaatgtttttggataatcagaagggttgcccgatttctcatgagcactttcatttcatatatttttgggacaaccagatgggccgtccattgactcatgagggcatttatatttgtcgatttgtgatttttcgtatatattgatatgcgaatgatattttcattttactcatacgagctataagcttaccgggttgtgtttacaatcccggtgcactaaTTCGatagtgtaggggataattctacaggtgttgattagtggagattgagtgacgacttcggagattcgaagtcgttcgtatcctgcttgtggtgtggtttctagcgtggatttgcgtgtgagaattggtgtggatttatttgtgagttttgtgagagattgtgaggattattacatttccatcttatgtaatgctgaattataaatttgggttgtaataattggttttctgagttgtattgagaactcagtaatgatccgctgtgcatttcaaatgatttcgatttcattgaaattgtttagtgtttaacgactttgaaattttgaatttttaagcttgaaattttaggatcGTTACATGACTAATAATTAAACAATGGTTAAAAAACAAGATACATgtcatttaattttaaaaatagatGCGGATTTTCAGTCATTTCCCCTTTTACTTTTATCTGTTTCACTCCTTCCAAGTCAAATCCCGGTCAAGACGTCACTCTCTTATCACTTGATTGGGTCTCCACCTCCAAAGCCCAGAAAGTCCTTCTAATCCAAATCTACTGCCTCCCCCACTGATCACCATCACCTCACCACCCCCCACCCACGTCATCTTCAAATCAGCAAATGCTACGTGTCCCCCTTCCTCACAGCCCGTCACTCTATCacaaactctcaaaatatatCAACCCCTTATCGATCATGCACTCAGAAATCTAAAGCTCAGAGCACCATGGAGAACAACTACTCCTACAGCTCCTACCCCGACTCCGGCGACTCCTCGCCGCGCTCCCGCGAGGTCGACTTCGAGAACCCGCCGCCGTGGGAGGAGTCGTCCCAGCAGCAGCAGAACTACAAGGTCAAGTTCATGTGCAGCTACGGCGGCAAGATCCTCCCCCGTCCACACGACAACCAGCTCTGCTACACCGGCGGCGAGACCAAGATCCTCGCCGTCGACCGCTCCATCAATCTCCCCGCCCTCCTCTCCCGCCTCTCCTCCCTCTCCGACTCCTCCGACGTCTCCTGCAAGTACCAGCTCCCCGGCGAAGACCTCGACGCCTTGATCTCCGTCACCAACGACGACGACCTCGACCACATGATGCACGAGTACGACCGCCTCTACCGCGCCTCCGTCAGGCCCGCCCGCATGCGTCTCTTTCTCTTCCCCCTCATCAACCACTGTGACAGCTTCGGGTCGGACCGCTCCGATAGGGATCGATTCGTCGAGGCTTTGAATTCGGGTCCCGCTCCACTGCCCGACCCGACTCCCAAGCCTCCCGTTCAAAACAACGTTCACTTCATCCCCGGTTGGCCCAAGGCCGGCGTTGCTGCTGCTGTCACCTCCGCAgtacctcctcctccgccggcgTCGGATCAACTTCCACCTCCGCCTGAGTTTCAAGCCAGATCAGGGCTGGGAGACCGGGTCGTCGGGTCGGATCTGGTAGTGAGCCCGGTGGAGTTCCAAAGGcaactgcaagatttgcagaggCTGCAAATCGGAGAGCAAACTGATCATCAGTACCACCGAAGAAAGAGCGACGACAACCTCgtcggcggcggaggaggaggctaCGGTGTCGCCGGTGATTACTTCAACATGCAGAAGGTGCCGGAAAAGCTTCCTGCTGTGACTGTGCCTCCGCAGGTTTCGGCTCCGGTAGGCTACTGGCCGGAGAATAAGCATGTATCAAGCGTGGGGTTCCCGGGGACGGTTGCTGGAGCACTACccgatcatcatcaacaacagTCCATGTACATGATCAACGCGGGCGCGGGAGGAGGCGGTGTGTATCACGTGCCACCGATGGTGCGATCAGTGACCGGCCCAACCAGTCAAGGGTACTACCAcatgcagcagcagcagcagcagcagagaATGCCTTCAGACGTTTACCGGGACCAGCCGGTATACGGTGCTATTCCTCAGCCACAGCAGCAAACGAGCAGTCTACCTCCGCAAGCGCCCAAGTACGTGGCTACGTACCCCGAAACGACGCCGTATACTCAGGTGGCGTACGACAGCGTGACGGGGAGGCAGGTTTACTATACTCCGCAGGGTGGAGGGGTTGTGCAGCCGCCGCAGCAGGCATACTCTGCCGTGGGCCCAGCGGCGGTTAGCGGCGAAATGCGAGTGGCGGGCGGGTTGAGCCAGGAGGGTAAGGTGGTGGGTTCAAAAATTCCTCAAACTTCCGTgtgatttttctttatttcaattttatttatgtatttacatcttatattaataaaataagaaaCTATTAGTTTATTAAATTCCAAAATCTATTGGTTTGaagaatcaaaatataaaaatgaaaagaaaaaatataaggaaataaagaaagagaaacataACTACTTATTATTAtatctgttttgtttttttttcttacaatttctgttaaaaaaaactaaatacaACACACGGATTGTAGTTACCATGAAAGCAAGATATTTAGTAGGgaaaattatcaaaaaaaaaaaaacaaagtactTCTTCTAATTCTGTTGTTTTCAATAAAAACTTGAGGTTTATGGATGATTTTCCTGGACCTTTTAGGAATGATCAGTGCATATGTGTTAGGGAAATTGTATAATCATGGTTGAACATCTATAGAGAGTGAAACCAAACTCGTCGAAGTAGTAGGCATTCATCTCGATGAAAGCCATAcacttttatatttatgagAAGGAAGTCTTTTAttaataaaagagaaaaattcaccaacagtccctgaaCTCATGTGGTAAGGACAGTTTGATCCCTGACCTTTAAAAAGGATCAAAGAGATCCCTGAACTCTTATTCTGATATCAATAAGGTACTTCTGTTAAAACTTTTAGAATATTCCgttaaaatattctttttctgttaattttgtcattttgttaaaattttgacagagcatggtggacctaattcttaaaatttatttttctaagcAGTTTACTAATCTTTAAATCTACCCTATATACTCAAAGGTAAACAGTTATTTTATCATCATAGCACTTATCATATCTTCTAGACTTAAGTTTTTAGCGTTTGCTAAACTGTCTTTAAAAGAATtgcaacaagaaaaagaaaaatataaaaaactagaaagaaatagaaagaaccttccaagaaatacaaaaaattattGGGATATTATCTACAGAATACATCGTAGAATCTACGCATCCCAAGAAAATATCGAAGTTCTTCAAGAAATGTTTGAAGAAGATCAGAAACCTCTTCACATTTTGAGCATCGGTTAGATTCGCCCtagctggtatcagagcttgtttcgctcagaaacaagtgaagatcaGGCTTATGCCACAAAATTGGCTCCTTTtatccaataaaaaaaaagtcagacctaaaaattaccaGTCTTTTTGTACTGAAAAAGCTATTGATAAGTGGCAAGTGTGCTTTTattcaaaacatattcaagaaaGCCAGTACTCCATAAAATACGTTTGTAGAATATTAAATATCCTAAACGACGAACATATTCATTTCCAAAAGGAGATTGGAGTAGCAGATATTGATCCGTTAAGACCTAGCCTGATTGAATTTCTAGATTATctatataaagaaaaagaCAATAACAAAGTTGCAGAACTCGAAAGGTTTAATCTTCGATTAGATCAactcaaaaaaataaattcccaactaacaaataacaaaatgacaaaattaacagaaaaaagaatattttaacGCAATATTCCAAAAGTTTTAACAGAAGTACCTTATTGATATCAGAATAAGAGTTCAGGAATCTCTTTAATCATTTTTAAAGGTCATGGATCAAACTGTCCTTACCACATGAGTTCAGAgactgttggtgaattttCCTCTTAATAAAATCAGGAGGGAAGTTTGTTAAAGTTTTGAACTACCTAAAATGTTCATAGTTTATTAATATCTTAATTATGTCTGTATATGGTACTAAGAGTACGATTGTAATTTACAAATtataaaagtgaaaaaaaaagataatataAGAGAGAAATAAGGAGAAAATCATGATCTTACAATTCAgtctaaattaataataactaTCAACTATTGTGAAGATAACTATGTAAACTATCCATTgtcaatttatttctttttatgaaatatttttttttatttctatgaaagaaaaaaaaatgtaacacACGGAGTGGAGTGTGTGTCATGATGCTAGTAAGATGAAAGTCATAAACtgaattgatatatatagcTCATATATAACATGGACAATATGTTATAATATACTCACAATTAGGAGTGTCAAAATATTAGTATCATATATATACGATTTagaaatttcatttgaattggAAATCCCTTTAACTTATTTACTCTAGCCAGTAgtaaatttccatttttttcttataatttTGAGAAATCTGACTGATGAATTCGGATATGAAGTGGTTAATTCTCAATAGATGCCCTACATATTTGGAACGATTAAGGAAAACACAAACCATTTTCTTCCTTGTGATGCAATCCACCATTGCaaggaagaaaacaaaacgATTTGGTAGTTTTGCAAATAATGGTGGAGTGTCCTGACTCGCAAGATATCAATTCAAAGGGTTCTAACAAGAATATCTTCTCAATGTGTGCCCATCCCTCATATGAAAAACAACACATATCATATGCATTAACCATCAAAGATTCAAAGTCATCACTTAAACATTACAGGTGTGAAGTTGTAGTTAGTTAGCTCTAGACAACCGTCGTAATAAATCTCCAGACTGAAAGAGACCCCAGATTAAATTATAAACTCCTCGAATTCCAACAGACGTGTGCATTTTCCGACGAAAACAAACACAAGGTTACAAACCCCACTTTGTTTGTTGCTACCTATTTCCTTTGAATTCAAGCAAGCTAGGAGGATGAGTCTATCTCTTTCTTATCTTAGTTTCTTAGCAACTCATTCATCTTGATCACCACCACCTCCAGTCTAGGGACTTGTCCTTGTTGGTACGTTGTCATGTTTTAACATTTGGCTGCAGCTATGTAATACACCGAAAATCAGTATCTATTTTTCCAATGAGTTTCCCGATATTTTTAAGTTGGTCGTTGTCTAATTTATTTTACAAGGGTGAAAACGAAAGTGTTTGAACGTTTAATTTCTCGAAAACGTTCCATTTAAAGGGTCTGAGTGTTGACTTTTTATTCGTTGAGAATCTTAGGAAACTTCCTTCATATAAATTGTAGTCGCGTAATTTGAAGATCATATGAAGAAGCTATGAGCAATAGATATTTTTAGGTTTCGGTAATTTATAAGTATAAATAGGAAAATCTTCATTagggttttcattttttgtgtgacattatctctcctctctttctttctctctctcgcaCGTCTCCTTTACTATCAAAGTTTTCCTTCTAACCCGACCCGATCCGAATTTTCTGACAAACTTCGGTAGTTCCAGGTGACGGAGACAGCCCAGATCTCTTCATCTCCTCCGCGTGTGCCTCCCTGTGGTGGTCGCTTGCGCCAGTTCGCATTGAGATGCACAAATCGAGGGCTAGAAGCCAACCTGACTACCCGTTGGCGACTCGACTTACGTTTCCAGTTTTTCAGCGAGTTCTGATGGTTCTAAACACCGAGGCCGGTTTGAACTACTCCCTCTCCTCCTTGCAACGATCCCAGTGGTAGTGGGTTGAGGCATTTTGAGCTGAGAACGAGAAATCGAAGAGCATGGGTTAACGGCGGTGACTCGATCTCTCTAGATGTTCTCGGCTCTATTGCAACAAGTTTTCAGTCATATCTTGCGCTGCTTCTTCTCCTAGACACGACAGCTTAAGCCTTATAGCTCAATTCCAAGAGTAGAGTGTCCAACATTTCCTTGGCGGCAGTGCTTCCTTGCCTGCATTGTTTTGTTGATTCCTGGCATTCTATCTAAGCTCCAAGTAAATAAGACcctttcattactctgatttACTTGTTAGTTGGAGTTGAGAGAGTTAGTTCAATGGTTTAGGAGTGTTGGTGTATCCTACGATGATATGCTCATTAGTACGAGCGTTTTGGTATGCTACCTGTGAATATGTAGTTATCATTACAGCGTGATAGGATTATTTCATAGTTCGATTTAGGTGGTGGTTGATTAGTATGGATTGAATCATTTGTTAGACTTGTTCATATGACTTTCTGCAGTTTGGGGTAGTCGGAGATTTTAATTATTCTCTTGTGAAGTTGTCTCAAGTGGCTTAACTTTGAGTTTTAGTTAAGTGAGGATATGAGGACCTTAACCATGTTTTTATGCCATAAGTGATGTTGAGTTGTGACCTTGATATGATTATGTACGTTTTACCTTGCGTGGAGTGGTTGCAGGGATAAGTGTTTTCAATGTTTATGTAGAAGACGCAGCGGGATTTcgaggtgagtaaacctcacttGTTACAAATTTAATTTGAGTGGTTAATTAACATAGTCCATGTATTATTAACTTATCaaaattgttctaaaaatatgttttggtttttgttacGGGTGTTAAATCTGGGGACCTAACCTCGTAGCCTTGTATTCCGATGTGTCAGCTCAGTGGGACCTGCACACAACCCAAGTCAAAGTCAAAGGGTCAGCGATGCGCCGGCCTTTGACCCTCCGAAACTTAAGTGAGAATCTGGTGTGGGATAAGCTCGAGAGTTAAGGACTTAGGAATATGTTACCTCTATTAGATGGTTCAAGTAGCCTGTTTATAGGTGCATTGGGAAATGTGCATGGCTCTTCCTctaatgtgggagtgtgcacCAGCGCATATCGTCTGTCATTTAGGTGGGCCACTGTGAGTGGCGTTAATGATGATACACATCCATGTAGTAAGGTTACCGGACCGGATTGCTCACCAGTTGGGCTTGCTAGGGTTCCGGCCACCGGTCCGGCGGCCGAAATTAGAGGAGATTAAGCCGGAGATCATCTCATTCAGGGGGTGGTGTTATCAGTTTTAAATTATGTGAACTTGATTGTCTACAGTTCATGGATAAGTAAAATGGTATTTTAATATAATGATTTTAGAAAATTTtggtgattatggactatgatTAATGGTTGAGAATGAAATTGGTGTATGTATATTGATATTGATATGATATAGTCAATTTATATATGGATATTaaatgataataataatatacatatatatgttgctatatatatttaatatccTTGAATGTGTTTATATGTAATATGTAGGAAGCGAtcggaagagaagaaaatgtacattcgATAAATTGGTTTATTGAATGTGGATATTTGATAATGTTGGCGGAATGGGCCggaatggaagaaaatgtacattccgGTAATCTGGTTTATTAGTATGATGTTATTATATCGTGTTGTCGTGGAGTTACTTAGATTTTAATACAATGTTATCATGGTTGGATTGattatattgtacatgttgttttaacatatgagttttgttaaaacgtatTATGGTATTAAGATCTGGTGATGTCAAGTAAATCGGGAATCAAGTATTTGGCCGACTGGttggttacgatcagttaaACCTGTAGTTTGTCTACCGATTCACGTATGAGGGGTAACCTAGTGGGGTtatctgggtctcatgagtgcatGCTTTTAAAAGGAAATTTAATTGCGAGATTTTTTGTTAGTTGTTGAGTTgttaaattctcaaattatGATTTTGTCATGCATTTCCCTTTGAGAAAGGGATATGGagtttttaataataaaaccAAAGTATACATTTCCCTTTGAGAAAGGGATATGATTTTGTCATGCATTTCCCTTTGGGTTGCGTTGTTGGTTTTCTCGTCCACTTCATTCTGTTGTAAATTTAAGTAAGTTTATGAACTACTATTTTATGCAAAAACCATTAACATTTATCATTCATTTATGCGTGTATATGATGTGGAATGTAAATGTCGTTGCTTATATATTATAAGCATGTTATTCTTGAGTCAAGTATGCTCATACGAGCTTCAaaagcttaccgagtttgtTGTTTATAACCCAATGCACCAATCCATGGTATATGGTTAATTGTGCAAGTTGATGTTCGGATTTGCGTTGAGAGAGTTCggagaagtagcaacaagggtAGACCGATTGTGTTTTAAGAATTGTCTTTTATCAATTCCTTGTAATCGTTACTTTTACGATTTGATCAAGATTTGTAAACATTGTAAGTGTATTATATTTGATTTCTAATTTGAGTTGTCATGTCTTCAAATTGAATTTTTATTACTCAAAATTTGGGACGTGACAAGCTACATGGTGGTGTTTGCttgtttttgagttctttgttttcactagggctcgtcaacgggcttGGCCGGCTCGTTCATGGCGGGCTTGTAGCGGGCCGAGCCGGGTTTTATTACATTTAAAAAAGGCCGGGCTTTTACAAAAAGTCTATGATCAAAGCCCGCCCTTATAAaacgggccttgcgggcttttacaGGCCATCTTTTTGGATCCCGAGCAACAACGCCATTTGATCAACTttattactcgacatcaatattaaccatgtaagcatcattattagtataaagtaagagggtatcgttcacaaaacCGAGGATCCAACAAGggcaagaatcacaaacatttaacaacgaattcacaaAGAGATATAAAAGATTGATATAAGTCTCggatcaaaacataaaataaatctaagctaatatatacatgtgatcaaccaaccaacacataagcaatcaccaaacaaatcatgtaagaaCAAAGCACCGAAATCtattctcaatcatgttcatgccgtatgTAACTTAGTTCAACTTAAGtttgatcatgcatcaagttcctacttggttcctaatacatggatactaTCGAGCTCGACTACTTATCTTGcaacgaaatctaacataccaattcatcatgcaattacgtatcacatagagaaattaACATGTTTAAATCATCTATCCAACGCCAAACTTAAGGATATAATCAATGAgataacaaagaacaaacagtTAATCAACTACCTGTATCAAAATCGTTACTAGCTTttaatgattaacatatgcaacatcaactacttgtcttaatcacacatgcaatataagaacacaccaaaaattaattaagaacatagGCAGAAACTCAcagcataaaacctaaactcattgaatagaaatcgaaaattttACATCATTACACAATTCGAAAGtcacaactatctcatagacaagatcgaaataaactttaacaaaacaaaaacaaaaatcatctaagaacaagaaaactgaaataaaacatgaagatcatagagttacactttgaaaaATTTCTACGGGGTTTACTTCAAGCAAACGAATATCCTAGGCTACTTGCTTTGGATCGAAAATATGATAAAGGATGAATTTCGGGTTCTAGGGTTCTTGGTGAGATgaatgtgtttgggcagagctttgggtAGTACTTGTGCAAGGATTGATGATGATTCTAATGTAGAttcgtgcctctatatataggtgaAACAAGGCCTAAACTTTCCCTCAcaacccttggatcaaaagcaaatcaatggttGAGATAATCCTGCCGAACCCACTGGAGCTCCGAATAAAGATTCAGACATAACTTCATGtatgaataagatattgatgcgATTCTAAATCCTACAAAAAATAGACTCATAGAGCTTTCCATCTATATATGACACATTTTCTAattcattttgagctgtccaggagagcctgtcgaagttggactacgaatcttgaaaGATTtatgattcttgcatggattggacttctaagtgcatatcttcttctccttgataATTCAGATTTATATGCACGAAAATCTCTTCATTAACACCTTGGGAATCCTTctccaacttggttttgaactcCAACTCCAAATAGGAAACCATTAAGTTGCACGACCTCTCCTTATCCTACTAGGAATTTGATTTTTCAGTCTCTACTCTTTCCTTGTGCAACTAGGATTGTCTtcattctccaacatggatttgtctttcctaataagaataagtaagttagaAACAAggaaataggaaagaatgaatcCTAATCAAATAAGGAATCATAACTTAACAAGGATTCTCAACACTTAACAcgttttcatcatcaattcactcatattcGATATAAGCACTTTCAAAACACATTAATCACATATATGACTCTAAAATAATGAATTAAGatgtaacaaagagtaagaatatgacataatcTCATTAAGAacatcacactttgtgctcccaTTAGTATAAGTGTCAATTTTAGTCACAAACTGGTGGTATAAGCGACAATGTCCGTCACAAACCAATGTTTGtcccttttttttcaaacttgaaGCTACACACAACGACGACGGATGGTAACAGCAGCACTCCCAGACGCTCCTAAAATTCGGTACCAAGGGAATCATATTCTTGTATACCACCCGAGAAGCAAAAGAATCGGGTTGAAAATGGGAGGTTGAAAGTACccgatgaaagacaaaattcagaggaatttaaatttgcatgaaagcaggaacgttaattaaaacatacttgtttgtCTGCCAAATAAACAGCGTATAAGTGTTGCTCTTGTTTAATTCCACGGTCATGCTTGAATCCATGAATATACGTCGTGAAATAACTCTCATCATTCGATTTCATATCGTCATGTGataaatttcatcaaaataaaaacatatggTTAGTTTATATTCATCACATAGGGaatcattaaaaataaaaatgaaattactgAAGTgacaatatggtaaaaaaaactttttacTGAGAGAAAAATTACCATTTCCCATTTACCAATTTACTGATTTACCAAAAGATGTAAAAACTTCTTTAACCAAGTCGGGTCAAGCTGGAGAACGACGACCGGGTCGAACCCTAAGAATTCGGGTCGACCTCTAAGGGCTAGAGCGTCGGGGTTGCTCGAGGAGGGTCGTCAGCTTCTGGGTTTCTA from Argentina anserina chromosome 2, drPotAnse1.1, whole genome shotgun sequence carries:
- the LOC126783188 gene encoding uncharacterized protein LOC126783188, translated to MENNYSYSSYPDSGDSSPRSREVDFENPPPWEESSQQQQNYKVKFMCSYGGKILPRPHDNQLCYTGGETKILAVDRSINLPALLSRLSSLSDSSDVSCKYQLPGEDLDALISVTNDDDLDHMMHEYDRLYRASVRPARMRLFLFPLINHCDSFGSDRSDRDRFVEALNSGPAPLPDPTPKPPVQNNVHFIPGWPKAGVAAAVTSAVPPPPPASDQLPPPPEFQARSGLGDRVVGSDLVVSPVEFQRQLQDLQRLQIGEQTDHQYHRRKSDDNLVGGGGGGYGVAGDYFNMQKVPEKLPAVTVPPQVSAPVGYWPENKHVSSVGFPGTVAGALPDHHQQQSMYMINAGAGGGGVYHVPPMVRSVTGPTSQGYYHMQQQQQQQRMPSDVYRDQPVYGAIPQPQQQTSSLPPQAPKYVATYPETTPYTQVAYDSVTGRQVYYTPQGGGVVQPPQQAYSAVGPAAVSGEMRVAGGLSQEGKVVGSKIPQTSV